A single region of the Streptomyces sp. NBC_00425 genome encodes:
- a CDS encoding PucR family transcriptional regulator translates to MPEPETSHPEPAAHAVHSHPATLKRLVKSSGSLAAQAIARMDETLPWYRAMPPENRSWIGLVAQAGIAAFTEWFRHPDAPQAISTDVFGTAPRELTRAITLRQTVEMVRTTIEVMESAIDEVAAPGDENVLREALLVYAREIAFATAQVYAQAAEARGAWDARLESLVVNAVLSGEADEGAVSRAAALGWNSPEHVCVVLGTAPDGDSELTVEAIRRASRHSKLQVLTGVLGSRLVVIAGGSDNPLAVAKSLIGPFAAGPVVAGPVVPDLLAATRSAQAAAAGLKACSAWQDAPRPVLADDLLPERAIAGDPGAREQLVEEIYRPLEEAGSALLETLSVYLEQASSLEGAARMLFVHPNTVRYRLRRVTDVTGWSPSDVRSAFTLRIALILGRLVDGDPQS, encoded by the coding sequence GTGCCCGAACCCGAAACCAGTCATCCCGAACCCGCGGCGCACGCCGTCCACTCCCACCCCGCGACGCTGAAGCGGCTGGTGAAGTCCTCCGGGAGCCTCGCCGCCCAGGCCATCGCGAGGATGGACGAGACACTGCCGTGGTACCGGGCGATGCCACCGGAGAACCGTTCCTGGATCGGGCTGGTCGCCCAGGCGGGCATCGCCGCCTTCACCGAGTGGTTCCGGCATCCGGACGCCCCGCAGGCCATCTCCACGGATGTCTTCGGCACGGCGCCGCGCGAGCTGACCCGGGCCATCACGCTGCGCCAGACGGTGGAGATGGTGCGCACCACCATCGAGGTCATGGAGTCCGCGATCGACGAGGTCGCGGCCCCCGGTGACGAGAACGTGCTGCGCGAGGCGCTGCTGGTGTACGCCCGGGAGATCGCGTTCGCCACCGCACAGGTCTACGCCCAGGCCGCCGAGGCCCGCGGCGCCTGGGACGCCCGGCTCGAGTCGCTCGTCGTGAACGCCGTCCTCAGCGGCGAGGCCGACGAGGGGGCCGTGAGCCGGGCCGCCGCGCTCGGCTGGAACTCGCCGGAGCACGTGTGCGTCGTCCTCGGCACCGCCCCGGACGGCGACTCGGAACTGACCGTGGAGGCCATCCGGCGGGCCTCGCGGCACTCCAAGCTCCAGGTGCTCACCGGGGTCCTCGGCTCCCGGCTGGTGGTGATCGCCGGCGGCAGCGACAACCCGCTGGCCGTCGCCAAGTCCCTCATCGGGCCGTTCGCCGCCGGCCCGGTGGTGGCCGGGCCCGTCGTGCCCGACCTGCTCGCCGCGACCCGGTCCGCACAGGCCGCCGCGGCCGGGCTCAAGGCGTGTTCCGCCTGGCAGGACGCACCCCGGCCGGTCCTGGCGGACGATCTCCTCCCGGAGCGCGCGATCGCCGGCGATCCCGGCGCGCGCGAGCAGTTGGTGGAGGAGATCTACAGACCGCTGGAGGAGGCGGGGTCGGCGCTCCTGGAGACGCTCTCCGTCTATCTCGAACAGGCGTCCAGTCTCGAAGGGGCCGCCCGGATGCTCTTCGTGCATCCGAACACCGTGCGCTACCGGCT
- a CDS encoding pirin family protein — protein MDVRRADERFRGGDRSAGIDTRHAFSFGPHYDPDNLRFGALIACNEERLAPGAGFDEHPHSHTEIVTWVIEGELTHRDSAGHETRVRAGDVQRLSSAAGVRHVERNDADVPLAFVQMWLAPLVAGGDPSYDIVRGIADATPYAVPESGAMLHVRRLGAGERTAVPDAEHVYVHVVRGEVRLDGEKLGPGDAARVTDAEDLEAVGLSSAELLVWEMARPPAATTPRPAPRP, from the coding sequence ATGGACGTACGGCGCGCCGACGAGCGCTTTCGGGGCGGGGACCGGTCGGCCGGGATCGACACCCGGCACGCCTTCTCCTTCGGCCCCCACTACGACCCCGACAACCTCCGCTTCGGCGCGCTGATCGCCTGCAACGAGGAACGCCTCGCGCCCGGCGCCGGCTTCGACGAGCATCCCCACAGCCACACCGAGATCGTGACCTGGGTGATCGAGGGGGAGCTGACCCACCGCGACTCGGCCGGCCACGAGACGCGGGTCCGCGCCGGAGACGTGCAGCGGCTCAGCTCCGCGGCCGGCGTACGCCACGTGGAACGCAACGACGCCGACGTCCCGCTGGCCTTCGTGCAGATGTGGCTGGCCCCGCTGGTGGCCGGCGGCGACCCGTCCTACGACATCGTCCGCGGCATCGCCGACGCCACCCCGTACGCCGTCCCCGAGTCCGGCGCGATGCTGCACGTGCGGCGCCTCGGCGCGGGGGAGCGGACGGCCGTCCCGGACGCGGAGCACGTCTACGTGCACGTCGTGCGCGGCGAGGTGCGGCTGGACGGCGAGAAGCTGGGACCGGGCGACGCGGCCCGCGTCACGGACGCCGAGGACCTCGAGGCCGTGGGGCTGAGCAGCGCCGAGCTGCTGGTCTGGGAGATGGCCCGCCCGCCCGCGGCGACTACACCTCGGCCAGCACCGCGTCCGTGA
- a CDS encoding serine hydrolase domain-containing protein, translating to MSLKSLALIDNWPVPSASAGVVRADGTVLGTHGPVGRRFPLASVTKPLTAYAALVAYEEGAVELDEPAGPAGSTVRHLLAHTSGLAFDEHRTTAAPGERRLYSNAGFEQLGDHIAKAADIPFAEYLRQAVLEPLGMTQTSLEGSPAKDGVSTVTDLLRFAAELQSPRLLDPRTVAAAMTVQYPGTKGVLPGYGHQNPNDWGLGFEIRDSKSPHWTGGSSSPRTFGHFGQSGTFLWVDPEAGVAAVALTDRAFGPWAVEAWPPFTDAVLAEV from the coding sequence ATGTCGCTGAAGAGTCTCGCGTTGATCGACAACTGGCCGGTTCCCTCCGCCTCGGCAGGCGTCGTCCGGGCCGACGGCACGGTCCTCGGGACCCACGGCCCGGTCGGCCGGCGCTTCCCGCTGGCCTCGGTCACCAAGCCGCTCACCGCGTACGCCGCCCTCGTCGCGTACGAGGAGGGCGCGGTGGAGCTGGACGAGCCCGCGGGACCGGCCGGTTCCACGGTGCGTCATCTGCTCGCGCACACCTCCGGGCTGGCCTTCGACGAGCACCGCACGACCGCGGCCCCGGGTGAGCGGCGGCTGTACTCCAACGCCGGTTTCGAGCAGCTCGGCGACCACATCGCGAAGGCGGCGGACATCCCGTTCGCGGAGTACCTGCGGCAGGCGGTGCTGGAGCCGCTGGGGATGACGCAGACCTCCCTGGAGGGCTCGCCGGCCAAGGACGGCGTGTCGACCGTCACGGACCTGCTGCGGTTCGCGGCCGAGCTGCAGTCGCCGCGGCTGCTGGATCCGCGGACGGTGGCGGCGGCGATGACCGTGCAGTACCCGGGGACGAAGGGCGTCCTGCCGGGGTACGGGCACCAGAACCCCAACGACTGGGGGCTCGGCTTCGAGATCCGCGACTCCAAGTCGCCGCACTGGACGGGTGGTTCGTCGTCGCCGCGCACGTTCGGGCACTTCGGCCAGTCCGGCACGTTCCTGTGGGTGGACCCCGAGGCGGGCGTCGCGGCCGTCGCGCTCACCGACCGCGCCTTCGGACCGTGGGCCGTCGAGGCCTGGCCGCCGTTCACGGACGCGGTGCTGGCCGAGGTGTAG
- a CDS encoding GNAT family N-acetyltransferase codes for MSLVRRALPEDAAEVLRLRQVMIDSVSPGDVSPGGPAGGSAGGSVDWHAESLPTLRARLADPDGDFAAFVVEHPERPGALAALVVGTIEYRIGRSLNPHGTIGFVFSVATDPDARRRGYARACMDELLAWFRARGAAQVHLTASADAAPLYASLGFRPKPDPLMELLL; via the coding sequence ATGAGTCTCGTACGCCGTGCCCTGCCCGAGGACGCCGCGGAAGTGCTGCGGCTGCGCCAGGTGATGATCGACTCGGTGTCCCCGGGCGACGTGTCCCCCGGGGGCCCGGCGGGCGGGTCGGCCGGCGGGTCCGTGGACTGGCACGCCGAGTCGCTGCCCACGCTGCGGGCGCGACTGGCCGATCCGGACGGGGACTTCGCGGCCTTCGTCGTGGAGCACCCGGAGCGGCCCGGGGCGCTGGCCGCGCTGGTCGTGGGGACCATCGAGTACCGGATCGGCCGGTCCCTGAACCCGCACGGGACCATCGGCTTCGTCTTCTCCGTCGCCACCGATCCGGACGCCCGCCGACGCGGGTACGCACGCGCGTGCATGGACGAGCTGCTGGCGTGGTTCCGGGCGCGGGGAGCCGCACAGGTCCACCTCACCGCGTCCGCCGACGCCGCGCCGCTGTACGCGTCGCTCGGCTTCCGCCCCAAGCCGGACCCCTTGATGGAGCTGCTGCTGTGA
- a CDS encoding MerR family transcriptional regulator, with amino-acid sequence MTVLQTTPVTIEQTPSPADVCSAPPPRHPRPDGQDSYTISEVVAFTGLTAHTLRWYERIGLMSHIDRSHTGQRRYSNRDLDWLDLVGKLRLTGMPVADMVRYAELVREGESTFGERHELLEATRRDVRARIAELQDTLAVLDRKIMFYADATRVPEGERTAR; translated from the coding sequence ATGACGGTGTTGCAGACCACGCCCGTGACCATCGAGCAAACCCCGAGCCCCGCAGACGTCTGCTCCGCGCCACCCCCGCGGCACCCGCGCCCCGACGGACAGGACAGCTACACGATCAGCGAGGTCGTGGCCTTCACCGGGCTCACGGCCCACACCCTGCGCTGGTACGAGCGGATCGGGCTGATGTCCCACATCGACCGCTCGCACACCGGCCAGCGTCGCTACAGCAACCGCGACCTGGACTGGCTGGACCTCGTCGGCAAGCTGCGGCTGACCGGCATGCCGGTCGCCGACATGGTGCGGTACGCCGAGCTGGTGCGCGAGGGCGAGAGCACGTTCGGCGAGCGGCACGAGCTTCTCGAGGCGACCCGGCGGGACGTCCGGGCCCGGATCGCCGAACTCCAGGACACGCTGGCCGTGCTCGACCGGAAGATCATGTTCTACGCGGACGCCACCCGCGTCCCCGAAGGCGAAAGGACCGCCCGATGA
- a CDS encoding aldo/keto reductase — protein sequence MTDRRIPTAPLGEHGPEVGVQGLGCMGMSFAYGPRDADASRATLERALELGVTLYDTADAYGAGENERFLSPFFKAHRDEVVIATKFALSIPPDDPTRRVIRNDAPYIREAVEASLRRLDVDVIDLYYMHRRDVSVPIEDTVGVMAELVREGKVKQLGLSEVTAAELRTAHGVHPIAAVQSEWSLFSRDIEAQVVPAARELGVTLVPYSPLGRGFLTGSFADAAKDLTDGDFRRRQPRYQGANAAANAALLEPIREVAEAHFVTPAQIALAWVQQRSRVHGLPVVPIPGTCRPGRVEENTAATAVELTGRELELLEPIAGKVAGDRYADMSFASAGRE from the coding sequence ATGACCGACCGCAGGATACCGACGGCACCACTCGGCGAGCACGGCCCCGAGGTCGGCGTCCAGGGGCTCGGTTGCATGGGGATGAGCTTCGCGTACGGCCCCCGGGACGCCGACGCGTCCCGGGCCACCCTGGAGCGCGCCCTCGAACTCGGCGTCACGCTCTACGACACGGCGGACGCGTACGGCGCGGGCGAGAACGAGCGGTTCCTCTCCCCGTTCTTCAAGGCGCACCGCGACGAGGTCGTGATCGCGACGAAGTTCGCCCTGTCGATCCCGCCGGACGACCCGACCCGGCGCGTCATCCGCAACGACGCCCCCTACATCCGCGAGGCCGTCGAAGCGAGCCTGCGGCGCCTGGACGTCGACGTCATCGACCTCTACTACATGCACCGACGCGATGTGAGCGTGCCGATCGAGGACACCGTCGGCGTGATGGCCGAGCTGGTGCGCGAGGGCAAGGTGAAGCAGCTCGGTCTGAGCGAGGTGACCGCCGCCGAGCTGCGGACCGCGCACGGCGTGCACCCCATCGCCGCCGTCCAGTCGGAGTGGTCGCTGTTCAGCCGCGACATCGAGGCGCAGGTCGTGCCGGCGGCCCGCGAGCTCGGCGTGACGCTGGTGCCGTACTCGCCGCTCGGCCGGGGGTTCCTCACGGGCTCCTTCGCCGACGCCGCGAAGGACCTGACCGACGGCGACTTCCGCCGCCGCCAGCCCCGCTACCAAGGTGCGAACGCGGCCGCCAACGCCGCGCTCCTGGAGCCGATCCGCGAGGTGGCCGAGGCCCACTTCGTGACACCGGCGCAGATCGCCCTGGCCTGGGTCCAGCAGCGGTCCCGGGTGCACGGCCTGCCGGTCGTCCCCATCCCGGGCACCTGCAGGCCGGGCCGGGTCGAGGAGAACACGGCGGCGACCGCCGTCGAGCTGACGGGGCGGGAACTGGAGCTGCTGGAGCCGATCGCGGGCAAGGTGGCCGGCGACCGCTACGCGGACATGTCGTTCGCGTCCGCCGGCCGCGAGTGA
- a CDS encoding DUF4429 domain-containing protein: MSRMGDVLAGFHAAWEFDSDSVLIRHERGLRTPKLLSALGERRIPTAAIARVTLTPGRRGTVVLRAEPRPGADPLMEAAAGQLKEGCDPYRLVLPAERETLAEYYADELRARLTGSGPADRFLVDAPEGPLSFKAYDGKASFDGRTVRFRWFWTGASSAKWKAGDQSFALSELTGVEWRSPELFEGHLRLLRGEPTTEPADQDPATVVFGLGYGPVHESLPFAAAVLAAVRNRGPAAMVPATVPRRDPSDIAERIRHLGELHRAGLVTDEEFSVKKAELLSEL, encoded by the coding sequence ATGAGCCGCATGGGTGACGTACTGGCCGGATTTCATGCCGCCTGGGAGTTCGATTCCGACTCCGTCCTCATCCGTCACGAACGAGGGCTGCGCACGCCCAAGCTGCTGTCGGCGCTGGGAGAGCGCCGGATTCCGACGGCGGCCATCGCCCGGGTGACGCTGACCCCGGGACGACGGGGGACGGTCGTGCTGCGTGCGGAGCCGCGGCCCGGCGCCGATCCGCTGATGGAGGCGGCCGCGGGGCAGCTGAAGGAAGGGTGCGATCCGTACCGGCTGGTGCTGCCCGCCGAACGGGAGACGCTCGCCGAGTACTACGCAGACGAACTGCGGGCGAGGCTGACCGGGTCCGGTCCCGCGGACCGCTTCCTGGTGGACGCCCCCGAGGGGCCGCTGTCGTTCAAGGCGTACGACGGCAAGGCCTCGTTCGACGGGCGCACGGTGCGCTTCCGATGGTTCTGGACGGGCGCGTCGTCGGCGAAGTGGAAGGCCGGCGACCAGAGTTTCGCCCTGTCCGAGCTGACCGGGGTGGAGTGGCGCTCGCCGGAGCTGTTCGAAGGGCATCTGCGGCTGCTGCGCGGCGAGCCCACCACGGAGCCGGCCGACCAGGACCCGGCGACGGTCGTCTTCGGACTCGGCTACGGGCCGGTCCACGAGTCGCTGCCGTTCGCGGCAGCGGTCCTGGCGGCCGTGCGCAACCGGGGGCCCGCGGCCATGGTGCCGGCCACGGTCCCCCGTCGCGATCCCTCCGACATCGCCGAACGCATCCGTCACCTCGGGGAGCTGCACCGCGCCGGACTGGTCACCGACGAGGAGTTCTCCGTGAAGAAGGCGGAGCTGCTGTCGGAGCTGTGA
- a CDS encoding alpha/beta hydrolase produces MTSFDTSPQLGVWRTLATLAVVFVMLATTGWTAVRQQRDASALHTSRSAWEHGRLAGRALPDLDSGPARLARFFSSLTAAQRTALTQEYALTVGNMNGAPTRLRYRANRLALLRQAAIERTRTHDSRLSPAGQQLAERRMHRYEALSAPGRQILAFDPEGSGRAAEVFGGLDEADRISIVVPGVDTDLLTFQRTNRKYSAPVGMAQALYAQEREASPSTRTAVIAWADYTSPDGLGIDSATAMRAVNGAVRLNALVDALPGSAPVAMFCHSYGSVVCGVAAHTMPERVTDIAVAGSPGMRVENAAELGTDARVWAMRDADDWIQDVPHLEVGGLGHGEDPMAREFGARVLSAREAKGHGGYFEPGTDSLRNFAEIGTGAYGSVECAHDDDDCTTDLSDTPKAGRA; encoded by the coding sequence GTGACTTCCTTCGACACCTCCCCGCAACTCGGCGTCTGGCGCACCCTCGCCACTCTGGCCGTGGTGTTCGTGATGCTGGCGACCACCGGTTGGACCGCCGTCCGCCAGCAACGGGACGCCAGCGCCCTGCACACCTCGCGTTCCGCATGGGAGCACGGCCGGCTCGCCGGCCGTGCGCTGCCGGACCTCGACTCCGGCCCCGCGCGGCTCGCCCGCTTCTTCTCCTCGCTCACCGCGGCGCAGCGCACCGCGCTCACGCAGGAGTACGCGCTCACCGTCGGCAACATGAACGGCGCCCCCACCCGGCTGCGCTATCGCGCCAACCGCCTCGCGCTGCTGCGGCAGGCGGCGATCGAGCGGACCCGGACGCACGACAGCCGACTCTCGCCCGCCGGGCAGCAGTTGGCCGAACGCCGGATGCACCGCTACGAGGCGCTGAGCGCCCCCGGCCGGCAGATCCTCGCCTTCGACCCGGAGGGCTCGGGCCGGGCCGCCGAGGTGTTCGGCGGCCTCGACGAGGCGGACCGGATCTCGATCGTCGTCCCCGGCGTCGACACCGACCTGCTCACCTTCCAGCGCACCAACCGCAAGTACTCGGCGCCGGTCGGCATGGCCCAGGCGCTGTACGCGCAAGAGCGCGAGGCGAGCCCCTCGACGCGCACGGCCGTGATCGCCTGGGCCGACTACACCTCCCCCGACGGACTGGGCATCGACTCGGCCACCGCGATGCGCGCCGTGAACGGCGCCGTCCGGCTCAACGCCCTCGTCGACGCGCTGCCGGGCAGCGCGCCCGTGGCGATGTTCTGCCACAGCTACGGCTCCGTGGTCTGCGGGGTCGCCGCACACACGATGCCCGAGCGGGTGACCGACATCGCGGTGGCGGGCAGCCCCGGGATGCGCGTGGAGAACGCCGCCGAACTGGGCACCGACGCCCGGGTGTGGGCGATGCGGGACGCCGACGACTGGATCCAGGACGTGCCGCACCTGGAGGTCGGCGGCCTCGGGCACGGCGAGGACCCTATGGCGCGGGAGTTCGGCGCGCGGGTGCTGTCGGCACGGGAGGCCAAGGGTCACGGCGGCTACTTCGAACCGGGGACCGACAGCCTGCGCAATTTCGCCGAGATCGGCACCGGCGCGTACGGCTCGGTGGAGTGCGCCCACGACGATGACGACTGCACGACGGATTTGTCCGACACGCCGAAGGCCGGACGCGCGTAG
- a CDS encoding TetR family transcriptional regulator has protein sequence MATTLRERKKQRTRDALLRTAVELFTSQGYDETTVDQIAEAVDVSQRTFFRYFAGKEEAALALVEMTVDRFVEAVRERPPHEPPLEALRQAVLDGWHSINEVVESVAPVEQYLRMYRVIESTPVLLAAHLRRSTEVEEDLAGVIAEREGLDVDADPRPRLAVAVFSGVMRVTERQWSTGDDFSLEGIRALTAEYLDGVGPALLGDWRTA, from the coding sequence ATGGCGACGACACTGCGCGAACGCAAGAAACAGCGCACCCGGGACGCGCTGCTGCGGACCGCCGTAGAGCTGTTCACCTCCCAGGGGTACGACGAGACGACCGTCGACCAGATCGCCGAGGCGGTCGACGTCTCGCAGCGCACCTTCTTCCGGTACTTCGCCGGCAAGGAGGAGGCCGCGCTCGCCCTGGTGGAGATGACGGTGGACCGGTTCGTGGAGGCGGTGCGCGAACGCCCGCCGCACGAACCGCCGTTGGAGGCGCTGCGGCAGGCCGTGCTGGACGGCTGGCACTCGATCAACGAGGTCGTGGAGTCGGTCGCGCCGGTGGAGCAGTACCTGCGCATGTACCGGGTGATCGAGTCGACGCCGGTGCTGCTCGCCGCGCATCTACGGCGGTCCACGGAGGTCGAGGAGGACCTCGCCGGGGTGATCGCCGAACGCGAGGGGCTCGACGTGGACGCCGATCCCCGGCCCCGGCTGGCGGTCGCCGTGTTCAGCGGCGTGATGCGGGTGACGGAGCGACAGTGGTCCACCGGCGACGACTTCAGCCTGGAGGGGATCCGCGCACTGACGGCGGAGTACCTCGACGGGGTGGGACCCGCACTGCTGGGGGACTGGCGCACGGCCTGA
- a CDS encoding MFS transporter, which yields MTSQTTIDSTGPGGKAPTDRSDGPPAKGLRGHPWLTLVTVAVGVMMVALDGTIVAIANPAIASDLGATFAEVQWITNAYFLALAVSLITAGKLGDRFGHRQTFLIGVVGFAAASGAIGLSGSIGAVVAFRALQGVFGALLMPAALGLLRATFPAEKLNMAIGLWGMVIGASTAGGPILGGVLVEHVNWQSVFFINVPVGALALVLGVLILLDHRAENAPRSFDVPGIALLSGAMFCLVWALIKAPAWGWGDGRTWAFVLGSAVLFAAFAVWESKVREPLIPLALFRSVPLSAGVVLMVLMAIAFMGGLFFVTFYLQNVHGMSPIDAGLHLLPLTGMMIVGSPVAGVLITKLGPRIPLAGGMAATAIAMYGMSTLETDTGSGVMSVWFALLGFGLAPVMVGATEVIVGNAPMELSGVAGGLQQAAMQIGGSLGTAVLGAVMASKVDGDLPANWKDAGLPELTPAQLEQASEAVQVGVAPVAKGTPEAVAAKIADVAHDTFISGMSLASLVAAGVAVVAVFVALLTKRGENAEAGAGVGHI from the coding sequence ATGACCAGTCAGACCACCATCGACTCGACGGGTCCGGGAGGCAAGGCGCCGACGGACCGGTCGGACGGACCGCCCGCCAAGGGGCTGCGCGGCCACCCGTGGCTCACCCTCGTCACCGTCGCCGTCGGCGTCATGATGGTGGCCCTCGACGGCACCATCGTGGCCATCGCCAACCCGGCCATCGCCAGTGACCTGGGCGCCACGTTCGCCGAGGTGCAGTGGATCACCAACGCCTACTTCCTCGCCCTCGCGGTCTCCCTGATCACCGCGGGCAAGCTCGGCGACCGCTTCGGCCACCGCCAGACGTTCCTGATAGGCGTGGTCGGCTTCGCCGCCGCCTCCGGCGCGATCGGCCTGTCCGGCAGCATCGGCGCGGTCGTCGCCTTCCGGGCGCTCCAAGGCGTGTTCGGCGCCCTGCTCATGCCGGCCGCGCTCGGCCTGCTGCGCGCGACCTTCCCGGCCGAGAAGCTCAACATGGCCATCGGCCTGTGGGGCATGGTCATCGGCGCCTCCACCGCCGGCGGTCCGATCCTCGGCGGCGTCCTCGTCGAGCACGTCAACTGGCAGTCGGTGTTCTTCATCAACGTGCCGGTCGGCGCCCTCGCCCTGGTGCTGGGCGTGCTGATCCTGCTCGACCACCGCGCGGAGAACGCCCCGCGATCCTTCGACGTCCCCGGCATCGCCCTGCTCTCCGGCGCGATGTTCTGCCTCGTCTGGGCCCTGATCAAGGCTCCGGCCTGGGGCTGGGGCGACGGGAGGACATGGGCGTTCGTGCTCGGTTCCGCCGTGCTCTTCGCGGCCTTCGCCGTGTGGGAGTCGAAGGTGCGGGAGCCGCTGATCCCGCTGGCGCTGTTCCGGTCGGTCCCGCTGTCGGCGGGCGTGGTCCTCATGGTGCTGATGGCGATCGCCTTCATGGGCGGTCTGTTCTTCGTGACGTTCTACCTCCAGAACGTGCACGGCATGAGCCCCATCGACGCGGGCCTGCACCTGCTTCCGCTGACCGGCATGATGATCGTCGGCTCCCCGGTCGCGGGCGTGCTGATCACCAAGCTCGGCCCGCGCATCCCGCTGGCCGGCGGCATGGCGGCCACCGCGATCGCCATGTACGGCATGTCCACGCTGGAGACGGACACCGGCAGCGGTGTCATGTCCGTGTGGTTCGCGCTGCTGGGCTTCGGCCTGGCCCCCGTCATGGTCGGCGCGACCGAGGTCATCGTCGGCAACGCCCCGATGGAGCTGTCGGGCGTGGCGGGCGGTCTCCAGCAGGCCGCCATGCAGATCGGCGGCAGCCTCGGCACGGCCGTGCTGGGCGCCGTGATGGCCTCCAAGGTGGACGGCGACCTGCCGGCCAACTGGAAGGACGCGGGCCTGCCCGAGCTCACCCCCGCGCAGCTGGAGCAGGCCTCGGAGGCGGTCCAGGTCGGCGTGGCGCCGGTGGCCAAGGGCACCCCCGAGGCGGTCGCCGCGAAGATCGCGGACGTCGCCCACGACACGTTCATCTCCGGTATGAGCCTGGCCTCGCTGGTCGCGGCCGGGGTGGCGGTCGTCGCCGTCTTCGTCGCGCTGCTCACCAAGCGCGGCGAGAACGCGGAGGCGGGCGCGGGCGTCGGTCACATCTGA
- a CDS encoding potassium channel family protein has product MHEGTAQPRWDRQDRWEQWTQRPLLALAVMYAVAYAVPIVDTSAGRSTTVVCTAVEWTVWGTFAADYLIRLALTTGRRRFVRTHWLDLCAVVLPLLQPLRLLRLVSTLLLVGRRARMASQIRMTTYVVGAVVGLLMFGSLAVLSVERESPGGNIRTLGDALWWSFTTMTTVGYGDHSPTTGLGRIIAVGLMLSGIALLGVVTANIAAWFIERFEKDDVEERAQTEAILALTEEVRALRSEVAALRDGARKAPPLTAGHPPH; this is encoded by the coding sequence ATGCACGAAGGAACGGCGCAGCCCCGGTGGGACCGGCAGGACCGGTGGGAGCAGTGGACGCAACGGCCCTTGCTGGCCCTCGCCGTGATGTACGCCGTCGCCTACGCGGTGCCGATCGTGGACACCTCGGCCGGCCGCTCGACGACGGTGGTGTGCACCGCGGTGGAGTGGACGGTGTGGGGGACGTTCGCCGCGGACTATCTGATCCGGCTGGCGCTGACGACCGGGCGACGGCGGTTCGTCCGCACGCACTGGCTGGACCTGTGCGCGGTCGTGCTGCCGCTGCTCCAGCCGTTGCGGCTGCTGCGGCTGGTCTCGACGCTGCTGCTGGTGGGCCGGCGGGCCCGGATGGCCTCGCAGATCCGGATGACGACCTATGTCGTGGGCGCGGTCGTCGGACTGCTGATGTTCGGATCGCTCGCGGTGCTGTCGGTCGAGCGCGAGTCGCCGGGCGGGAACATCCGGACACTGGGTGACGCGCTGTGGTGGTCGTTCACCACGATGACGACCGTGGGATACGGCGACCACTCGCCGACCACCGGCCTGGGGCGGATCATCGCCGTCGGACTGATGCTCTCCGGGATCGCTCTGCTGGGTGTGGTCACCGCGAACATCGCCGCGTGGTTCATCGAGCGCTTCGAGAAGGACGACGTCGAGGAACGCGCGCAGACGGAGGCTATCCTGGCGTTGACGGAGGAGGTGAGGGCGCTGCGGAGCGAGGTCGCGGCACTGCGGGACGGCGCCCGGAAGGCCCCGCCCCTGACCGCCGGCCACCCGCCCCACTAG